Proteins from a single region of Heterodontus francisci isolate sHetFra1 chromosome 27, sHetFra1.hap1, whole genome shotgun sequence:
- the LOC137384937 gene encoding putative nuclease HARBI1, translated as MDALFERAGDDIEFKVDSGTEVQRAVGFASVAGFPHVQGIIDCTHVTIKAPTDQAGRFLNQKGYHSLNIQLVCDHIKSFMEVCACYPGSCNDPFILLQSQVPLLFMEPSEIQTWMLPGKASLVRRWLMTPVCYLATEAERHYNRGQLSATVNIELAIGLLKMRSRCLDLSGGTLQYTPSRVTLIVAVCGALHNMILQRGVDLEEGEVLEWHSSSEEEEDQEEEEEDEDEEEADKELENGPHALQGCCDGWFRRQGH; from the coding sequence ATGGATGCTTTGTTTGAGAGGGCAGGGGATGACATTGAATTCAAGGTGGATAGTGGCACTGAAgttcaaagggcagtgggatttgcttCAGTCGCCGGATTCCCTCATGTGCAggggatcatcgattgcacccatgtgaccatcaaggcaccaacagacCAAGCAGGGAGATTCCTCAACCAGAAAGGATACCACTCCCTAAAtattcagctggtatgtgaccacatcAAGAGCTTTATGGAGGTGTGTGCATGCTACCCTGGAAGCTGCAATGATCCCTTCATCCTTTTGCAGTCACAGGTACCACTGCTCTTCATGGAGCCTTCAGAAATCCAGACATGGATGTTACCAGGTAAGGCGTCTCTCGTGAGAAGATGGCTGATGACTCCTGTGTGTTATCTTGCCACAGAGGCTGAGAGACACTACAACCGAGGCCAACTGAGCGCAACGGTTAACATTGAGCTGGCCATCGGCCTCTTGAAGATGAGATCCAGGTGCCTTGACCTGTCGGGTGGTaccctccagtacactccctcaagggtcACCCTCATTGTGGCGGTCTGTGGTGCACTTCATAACATGATccttcagagaggtgtggaccttgaagagggagaagtgCTGGAATGGCATAGCTCCTCAGAGGAGGAAGAGGatcaggaagaggaggaagaagatgaggatgaggaggaggctgaCAAAGAACTGGAAAATGGCCcccatgctttgcagggatgtTGCGATGGATGGTTTAGGAGGCAGGGACACTAG